In Seonamhaeicola sp. S2-3, the genomic window TTTTTAGAACGAAACATTCCTTTTGAATGGATATGTGATAACCCCAATAAAATTGGAAGAGATATTTACGGTAAAAAACTTTTAAATTTTAATGCTCTAAAAAACATTAAAAACCCTCAAAGCCTTGTAACTGTGGCTAATAAAGAAGCCCAAAAAGACATTAAAAAATACTTAACAAGTTTAAATTTAAAACCTATAAAAGATTATATATTCTTTTGTTGAAAAAAATATGTAGTTTTGATAAATCTAAATAGGAATGCAGTTTAAAAACCCCGAACTTCTTTACGCTTTATTTTTACTATTAGTTCCTATTATTATTCATTTATTTCAATTAAGACGCTTTAAAAAAGAAGCATTTACCAATGTTGCTTTTTTAAAAGAAATAAAACAAAATTCCAGAAAAAGTTCTCAGATAAAAAAATGGCTAATTCTATGTACTAGGTTATTACTTTTATCGGCTATAATTTTGGCTTTTGCACAACCTTTTAGCTCTAAAAGCAACACTTTTAAAGTTGAAAAAGAAACCGTTATTTATATTGATAACTCTTTTAGTATGCAGGCTAAAGGAAGTCAAGGCGGATTACTAAAACGAGCTATACAAGATGTAATTAGTAATGCTCCTGAGAATGATAACATATCTGTTATAACAAACAATAGTACGTTTAAAAACACCACTATTAAAGCCATAAAGAATGATTTACTTCGGCTAGATTATACTCCTAATCAATTAAGTTTAGAATCTGCTTTCTTAAAATGCAAAACACTTTTTAGTAATAAAAAAGGGACTCTAAAAAACATGGTGTTTATTTCTGATTTTCAACAAAGAGCAGCTAATTTTAATCCGCAACTAGACTCTCTTACCAATCTAAGATTAGTAAAATTAGAGCCCATAAACACTAACAATGTTTCTATTGATACAGCTTTTGTTTCTCAAACCACACCTGCCAACCATGAGTTAAAAGTTGTATTAAAAAATAGTGGTACCCCCATTGAAAATATGCCCATATCATTATTTAATGAAGACACATTAATTGCAAAAACATCAGTAGAGATAACTAAAGAAGCAGAAACCACTTTTACAATTCCTACCAACAACATTATTAACGGAAAAATAATTATTGATGATACTGGCTTACAGTTTGATAATAGCTTGTTTTTTAATATAAATAACAAATCTAAAATTAACGTTTTAGCTGTTAATAACGGTGATGATACTTTTCTTAAAAAGATTTTTACAGCCGATGAGTTTAATCTAGTTTCTACGTCTAACAATGCTTTAAACTACAATATTATAGACCAACAACATTTAATTATTTTAAATGAACTTAAAACCATATCAAATGCAATGGTTTCGGCATTAAAACATTTTACATTACATGGTGGGTCTGTAATAGTTATTCCTTCTAAAACCATCAATTTACAATCATACAATTTACTTTTAGCAAACTATAATTCAAGTTTTAGCAATCAAATTTTAACAGAGAAAAGAATTACCACAATTAACTATGCACACCCTTTATATAAAAAAGGTGTTTTTGAAAAACAAGTGAACAATTTTCAATATCCAAAAGTGCTTAGTTTTTATGAAACAACTTCAAATAATTTCACCTCTGTTTTAAGTTATGAAGATGATAAACCTTTTCTTTTTCAAAACAAAAATGTATTTGTTTTTACTTCGGCCTTAAATACTAATAATTCTAATTTCAAAAATTCGCCTTTAATAGTACCTACACTTTATAATATTGCCAAACAAAGCTTTAAAACACCAGAGCTATACTATACCATTGGAAACAATAATGAATTTGAAGTAGAAACGCAATTACAACAAGATGATATTTTATCGCTTGTAAATAATGGTACTAGCATTATACCAAGACAAAAATACTTTAACAACAAAGTAATTATTAACACCTCTGAAACGCCTAATATTGCTAACATTTACGCTATTAAAAACAAAAACAAAACCATTAAAAATGTTAGCTATAATTACAACCGTAATGAGAGTAACTTAATATACCAAGACCTTTCAAATTTAGAAAATGTAACATTGAGTAATTCAATAGCCAATGTTTTTAATACCATAAAAAGTGATGCAAAAGTTAATGTTCTGTGGAAATGGTTTGTTATTTTTGCACTAGTATTATTAGTTATTGAAATGCTCATCTTAAAATACTTTAAATGAACATACTTATAAAATCTGCCACCATAATAGATTCAAAAAGTGAGTTTCACAATTTAACTCAAGATATTTTAATTGAAAACGGCACGATTTTAAAAATTGCAAAAAACATTAAAAACACTAACAACTACCAAGAAATAAAGTTAGAAAACTTACATATTTCTCAAGGTTGGTTTGATAGTAGTGTTTGTTTTGGAGAACCTGGTTTTGAAGAACGCGAAACCATTGAAAACGGACTAAAAACTGCTGCAGCATCAGGGTTTACCACCATTGCTTTAAACCCTAATACGCATCCAGTTTTAGACACTAATTCTGATATTACATTTGTTACTGCAAAAGCAAATAATAATGCAGTAACGGTATTACCAATTGGCGCCTTAACCATAGGTAGTAACGGTGTTGATTTAGCCGAAATTTACGATATGACTAATGCTGGGGCTGTAGCTTTTTATGATTACAAAAAGCCTATTAGTAACCCTAACCTAATGAAAATTGCGCTTCAATATGCCTCTAATTTTAACGGATTGGTATGCTCATTTCCACAAGAAAATAAAATTTCTGGTTTAGGTGTTATGAACGAAAATATAACTAGTACCAAATTAGGTTTAAAAGGAATACCGGCTTTAGCCGAAGAATTACAAGTTGCCAGAGATTTATTCTTGCTAGAATACACTGGTGGTAAACTGCATATTCCAACCATTTCAACCGCTAAATCTGTGGCATTAATCAGAGAAGCCAAAAAGAAAAAATTAGACATTACCTGTAGCGTTGCAATTCATAATTTGTGTTTTACAGATGATGTTTTAACAACTTTTGATTCAAATTATAAAGTACTACCTCCATTAAGAACTCAAACCGATATTGACGCTTTAATTGAAGGGGTTAAAGATGGTACTATAGATATGGTAACTAGTGACCATACCCCTATTGACATTGAAGAAAAGAAAGTAGAGTTTGATCATGCTAATTACGGAACCATAGGTTTAGAAAGTGCATTTGGAGCATTACAAACCATTTTCACCACTAAAAAAACTATAGATTTACTTACTAAAGGTAAACAACGTTTTGGTGTAAATTATTCACCTATAAATATTGGAGAAAAAGCCAACATAACACTTTTTAATCCAAATTCTAAATACACTTTTAATAAAAATCATATTTTATCCAAATCAAAAAATAGCATTTTCCAAGGAGCTAGTTTAAAAGGAAATGTTTACGGTATTATTTCAAACAATAAAGTGTCTTTAAATAATTAATACATGACTCAACAAGATATTAAAGAAGGTAAAGGATTAGCCATAGTAAGTTATTTAGCTCTTATAGGTATAATTATTGCTTATTTTTTAAATAATGACAAAAACAATCCGTTCACAGCCTTTCATTTAAGACAATCTATAGGCTTATGGCTTATGTTTCATCTTTTAGGCTTTGTTGTTAGTGGCTTTGATAATTGGGGCGTAACATCAGGATTTTATTTATTTTTTTGTGTTTTGTTTATTTATGGTTTAATAAACGCTATTATGGGTAAAGCTCAAACCGTTCCTATTTTAGGTGAGCTATTCCAAAAATGGTTTTCAAATATAGGACGATAAACAATGAACAACTCACTTTCTTTATTCCATATTACTAGACCTTCTGTTTTAAAAGAAAATGCACCTTTATTAATAATGATGCATGGATATGGTAGCGATGAAAACGATTTATTTTCGTTTGCTAGTGAATTACCTGATGATTTTTTTATTATTTCAGTAAGAGCTCCTTACCCCCTGTCTCCCTATGGAAATGCTTGGTATGCCATTAATTTCGATGCTGAAAAAGGTAAATGGAATGATAAAGAGCAAGCCGAAGCATCAAGAGATTTAATTGCTAAATTTATAGATGAAGCTACAGAAAACTATCCGGTAAATAAAAATAACGTAACACTTTTAGGTTTTAGTCAAGGTAGTATTTTAAGTTACGGAGTGGCCTTAAATTATCCTGAAAAAATTAAAAATATAGTGGCTTTAAGTGGTTATGTTTATCATGATATTCTTCCAAAAGATTTAGAAAATAGAGATTATTCAAATCTTAATTTTTATTGCTCCCATGGTAGTGTAGATCAAGTAATTCCTGTAGATTGGGCAAGACAAACCCCTACTTTTTTAAAAAGCTTAAATATTAAGCACCAATATTCTGAATTTCCTGTGGGGCATGGTGTAGCTCCTCAAAACTTTTTTGAATTTAAAAACTGGTTGTTAGAACGCATTTAACCTTCTATTCAAATCAATAACATCAACTTAATAAAACTGATTAAAATTATAAACAAAAGACCAACGCTTTCCACGTTGGTCTTTTGTTTATAAATGAATTAAAACTTAAGCGTTTTGTTTCTTAATTAAATTTAATGCTGAACCTTCTTTAAACCACTCTATTTGAGCATCGTTATATGAGTGATTTAATTTAATGATGTCTTTACTTCCATCAGCATGAACTACCTCTAAAGTTAATTGCTTGTCTGGAGCAAATTCGTTTAAATCTAAAAAGTTGAAGGTGTCATCTTCTTGAATTAAATCGTAATCATTTTCATTAGCAAAAGTTAAACCTAACATACCTTGCTTTTTAAGGTTTGTTTCGTGTATACGTGCAAACGACTTAACAATTACTGCTGCAACTCCTAAATGACGAGGTTGCATTGCAGCATGCTCTCTAGATGATCCTTCGCCATAGTTATGATCTCCAACTACAACTGTTTTTATACCTGCTTTTTTGTATTGGCGCTGTACATCTGGCACACCACCATACTCTCCAGTTAACTGATTTTTTACAAAGTTTGTTTGCTTATTAAAAGCGTTTACAGCACCAATTAATGTGTTGTTTGCTATATTATCTAAATGCCCCCTGTAACGTAACCAAGGTCCCGCCATAGAAATATGGTCGGTAGTACATTTACCAAAGGCTTTTATTAATAGTTTGGCTCCTGTAATAGAATCTCCTAGTGGTTCAAATGGTGTTAGTAACTGTAAACGTTCAGAATCTTCTTTAACCACAACATTTACATGACTACCATCTTCTTCTGGAGCCAAGTACCCGTTATCTTTTACTTCAAATCCTTTTGGTGGTAGCTCCCATCCTGTTGGTTCGTCTAACTTTACTTCTTCACCATTTTCATTAATTAAAGTATCAGTTAATGGATTAAAGTCTAAACGACCAGCAATGGCTATAGCCGCCGTTAATTCTGGAGATGCCACAAAAGCATGCGTATTTGGGTTTCCATCAGCACGTTTAGCAAAGTTTCGGTTAAACGAGTGTACAATGCTGTTTTTGGGTGCATTTTTAGGATCGCTGTACCTTGCCCATTGGCCAATACATGGACCACAAGCGTTGGTGAATATTTTAGCACCCAATTTTTCAAATACTTGAAGAATACCATCGCGTTCTGCGGTATAACGTACTTGTTCTGAACCTGGGTTAATACCAAACTCTGCTTTTGTTTTTAAGCCCTTATCTAAGGCTTGTTGAGCAATAGAAGAGGCTCTTGATAAATCCTCGTAAGATGAATTGGTACAAGACCCAATTAACCCCCACTCTACTTTTAATGGCCATCCATTTTCTGTTGCTTTTTTAGTCATATCCTTACCCACTTCAGTAGATAAGTCTGGGGTAAATGGTCCATTTAATAATGGGCCTAATTCTGACAGATTAATTTCTATAACTTGATCAAAATACTGTTCTGGATTTTCATACACCTCAGCATCGGCTGTTAAATAAGGAGCTACTTCATTGGCAGCATCTGCAATATCAGCTCTATCGGTGGCACGTAAATATCTATCCATAGATTCATCGTACCCAAAAGTAGATGTGGTTGCACCTATTTCGGCTCCCATATTACAAATGGTTCCTTTACCAGTACATGACATTGCCGTTGCTCCAGGTCCAAAATATTCTACAATAGCACCTGTTCCTCCTTTTACAGTAAGAATTTCTGCTACTTTTAAAATCACATCTTTTGGCGCCGTCCATCCTGATAGTTTACCTGTTAACTTTACCCCAATTAACTTAGGAAACTTAAGCTCCCAAGCCATACCAGCCATAACATCTACCGCATCGGCACCACCAACACCTATAGCTACCATACCTAAACCACCTGCATTTACGGTATGAGAATCTGTTCCAATCATCATACCTCCAGGAAATGCATAATTTTCTAATACCACTTGGTGAATGATACCTGCTCCTGGTTTCCAGAACCCAATACCATATTTATTAGATACAGATTCTAAGAAATTAAATACCTCGCTACTTACAGAATTGGCATGTCTTAAATCTTTTTCAGCACCATCTTTAGCTTGAATTAAGTGATCACAATGTACCGTTGTTGGTACAGCAACTTTACTTTTACCTGCTTGCATAAATTGCAATAAGGCCATTTGCGCTGTAGCGTCTTGACACGCAATTCTATCGGGAGCAAAATCCACATAATCTTTCCCTCTAGTGAAGGCTTTTGTTGGCGTACCATCCCAAAGGTGATTATATAATATTTTCTCAGATAATGTTAGTGGTTTCCCAACAATGTCTCGGGCGATATCTACGCGATTTTTCATTCTGTCGTAAACGCCTTTTATCATATCAATATCAAATGCCATAAGTGTGTATATTTTAAATTTTTAATAATTCAATTATAGGTTCACTAATATACGAAATTAGAATACCGTTTAAAAAGTAAAAATATAGACTTGTCTTATAACGAGTTAATTTAAATCTATACTTGCCATTTTGAGTCGTCCTAAAATAGGTTGACAGTTTTTATAAATTAAATTAAACCTGAGAATTTAACTTCTCAGGTTTTTTGTTGTGTATAAAGTTAGGTGTTTTCATGTTAAGGCTCAAATGCGGTCTTTTATTGTTATAAGTTTCTATAGATTCTTTGATTAACCGTTCAAGCTCTCTTCCATTATTGCACTTATAAATTAAGAACTCTTGTTTTAAAATTCCATTAATGCGCTCTGCTAATGCGTTTTGGTAGCAATCATAACCATCTGTCATTGATGGTATTACGTTGTTTTCCCTTAAAGCCTTTTGATAGACAAAAGCACAATACTGTAGTCCACGATC contains:
- a CDS encoding alpha/beta hydrolase, translated to MNNSLSLFHITRPSVLKENAPLLIMMHGYGSDENDLFSFASELPDDFFIISVRAPYPLSPYGNAWYAINFDAEKGKWNDKEQAEASRDLIAKFIDEATENYPVNKNNVTLLGFSQGSILSYGVALNYPEKIKNIVALSGYVYHDILPKDLENRDYSNLNFYCSHGSVDQVIPVDWARQTPTFLKSLNIKHQYSEFPVGHGVAPQNFFEFKNWLLERI
- a CDS encoding BatA and WFA domain-containing protein, with the translated sequence MQFKNPELLYALFLLLVPIIIHLFQLRRFKKEAFTNVAFLKEIKQNSRKSSQIKKWLILCTRLLLLSAIILAFAQPFSSKSNTFKVEKETVIYIDNSFSMQAKGSQGGLLKRAIQDVISNAPENDNISVITNNSTFKNTTIKAIKNDLLRLDYTPNQLSLESAFLKCKTLFSNKKGTLKNMVFISDFQQRAANFNPQLDSLTNLRLVKLEPINTNNVSIDTAFVSQTTPANHELKVVLKNSGTPIENMPISLFNEDTLIAKTSVEITKEAETTFTIPTNNIINGKIIIDDTGLQFDNSLFFNINNKSKINVLAVNNGDDTFLKKIFTADEFNLVSTSNNALNYNIIDQQHLIILNELKTISNAMVSALKHFTLHGGSVIVIPSKTINLQSYNLLLANYNSSFSNQILTEKRITTINYAHPLYKKGVFEKQVNNFQYPKVLSFYETTSNNFTSVLSYEDDKPFLFQNKNVFVFTSALNTNNSNFKNSPLIVPTLYNIAKQSFKTPELYYTIGNNNEFEVETQLQQDDILSLVNNGTSIIPRQKYFNNKVIINTSETPNIANIYAIKNKNKTIKNVSYNYNRNESNLIYQDLSNLENVTLSNSIANVFNTIKSDAKVNVLWKWFVIFALVLLVIEMLILKYFK
- a CDS encoding aconitate hydratase is translated as MAFDIDMIKGVYDRMKNRVDIARDIVGKPLTLSEKILYNHLWDGTPTKAFTRGKDYVDFAPDRIACQDATAQMALLQFMQAGKSKVAVPTTVHCDHLIQAKDGAEKDLRHANSVSSEVFNFLESVSNKYGIGFWKPGAGIIHQVVLENYAFPGGMMIGTDSHTVNAGGLGMVAIGVGGADAVDVMAGMAWELKFPKLIGVKLTGKLSGWTAPKDVILKVAEILTVKGGTGAIVEYFGPGATAMSCTGKGTICNMGAEIGATTSTFGYDESMDRYLRATDRADIADAANEVAPYLTADAEVYENPEQYFDQVIEINLSELGPLLNGPFTPDLSTEVGKDMTKKATENGWPLKVEWGLIGSCTNSSYEDLSRASSIAQQALDKGLKTKAEFGINPGSEQVRYTAERDGILQVFEKLGAKIFTNACGPCIGQWARYSDPKNAPKNSIVHSFNRNFAKRADGNPNTHAFVASPELTAAIAIAGRLDFNPLTDTLINENGEEVKLDEPTGWELPPKGFEVKDNGYLAPEEDGSHVNVVVKEDSERLQLLTPFEPLGDSITGAKLLIKAFGKCTTDHISMAGPWLRYRGHLDNIANNTLIGAVNAFNKQTNFVKNQLTGEYGGVPDVQRQYKKAGIKTVVVGDHNYGEGSSREHAAMQPRHLGVAAVIVKSFARIHETNLKKQGMLGLTFANENDYDLIQEDDTFNFLDLNEFAPDKQLTLEVVHADGSKDIIKLNHSYNDAQIEWFKEGSALNLIKKQNA
- a CDS encoding dihydroorotase family protein, which gives rise to MNILIKSATIIDSKSEFHNLTQDILIENGTILKIAKNIKNTNNYQEIKLENLHISQGWFDSSVCFGEPGFEERETIENGLKTAAASGFTTIALNPNTHPVLDTNSDITFVTAKANNNAVTVLPIGALTIGSNGVDLAEIYDMTNAGAVAFYDYKKPISNPNLMKIALQYASNFNGLVCSFPQENKISGLGVMNENITSTKLGLKGIPALAEELQVARDLFLLEYTGGKLHIPTISTAKSVALIREAKKKKLDITCSVAIHNLCFTDDVLTTFDSNYKVLPPLRTQTDIDALIEGVKDGTIDMVTSDHTPIDIEEKKVEFDHANYGTIGLESAFGALQTIFTTKKTIDLLTKGKQRFGVNYSPINIGEKANITLFNPNSKYTFNKNHILSKSKNSIFQGASLKGNVYGIISNNKVSLNN